Genomic segment of Deltaproteobacteria bacterium:
GGGCCAAGGTCATCAACGCGAGTTACGGGAGTTCCGGTTTCAGCCAACCCGAGTATGATGCCATTGAAGATGCAGGGGCTGCCGGAATCCTCTTTGTCGCAGCGGCTGGAAACACCGCGACCGACAACGATGCAAGCCCCTTCTACCCTGCGAGCTATGACCTGGCAAACATCGTCTCCGTGGCCGCCACTGATCAGGACGACAAGCGCGCGTCTTTCTCGAACTACGGCGTGACCTCCGTGGACGTGGGAGCCCCGGGCAAGAACGTGTACAGCACCAAACCCGGCCGGCAGACGGTCTGGAGCGACGATTTTGAAGACGGGAACATGGACGATTGGACAACGGGAGGGACCGAGAATACCTGGGGTCTCACGGACCAGGTTTCATCGAGCGGGACCTATTCACTGGCGGACAGCTCGGGTGAGGATTATGAAAACGGCACCGCTTCCTGGGCCCAGGCGCCGGTCCTTAATCTCACCTCCCGGGCAGGCACGAAACTCCAGTTCCAGTTAAGGGGAGCCTCGGAATCCTACAAGGATCTCCTCTATGTTCAGACCTCGACGGACGGATCGACGTGGAGGAACCAAACCATCCTGATCGACGAGGATCTTTATGAGAGCGTCTCAGGCACGGAATTCGGCCAATGGACAAGTGCGACCGTCGATCTGGGCAGCTACGACGGCAGGGACACGGTCTATGTGAAATTCTACTTCGAAACCGACGGTGAAAACGTCTATGACGGGTGGTACATAGACGACGTCACCGTCACGGCCGCCTCCGCGGATGCAGACTACCAGTTCATGCAGGGCACCTCAATGGCCACTCCTCACGTGGCCGGTCTTGCCGGGCTGATCCTCTCGAGATTCGCCGGCATTTCCAACACGGAGGTGAAGGATAGAATCCTAAATGGGGCTGAATCAAAGGCAAGCCTGTCGGGAAAGGTTTCAACAGGGGGGAGGATCAACGCCTTCAACTCCCTCACCCTTCCCAGCAAGCCCACAGGCCTGAGTGCGACCCTCACCTCGCTGACCTCCATAAGGCTCACCTGGAACGATGTCGCCGACGAAGAGGGCTACCGCATAGAACGAAAGGCGGGCGAGGAAGGTGCCTTCTCCCGGGTGGCCACTCTCGGGTCTGACCAGACCTCTTACACAGACAACGATGTCCTGGCGGGCAGGGTCTACTATTACCGCCTCACAGCCTTCAACGGCTCCGGAAACTCCTCTTCTGCCACCACCACGGTCTACGCCGTGAATCTCACGGACGGAGGAGGGGGAGGGGGAGGCTGCTTCCTTACGGCCACGGGGCGGCCCTGACGAGCAGGAAAAGCGGGCCTTCACTTCGATCTCCTCAGTCTGTCCACTCCGGTCTGAGGGCCCATGACGAGGATCGTATCCCCCAACCTGAAACGATAATCCGCCGTCGGGGTGGCGACCTTCTGCCACTCCTTCCTGTCGGGATCGTAGTTTCTCCTGACCAGAATGACCTCCACACCAAAGCGGTTCCGCAAATCCAGTTCCTTCAGGGTCTTGTTCACAAAGCCCCCCGGGATCTCGATCTCGCACAGAACCTGCCCTGCAACCATTTCGACCCGTCCGAATCTGCCAAGTGCCCCTATGTAGCTCGAAACCGAGGTGACCATGTCCCGCCTGAGCACCTCCTTGTTGTAGGCATCGATCACGTCGTCCTTGGAAACTATGCCCACGAGGCGTTGCTCCCTTTCCCGGACTACCACGGGCAGTTCGTCTATGTTCATCTCGCTGAAGGCGATAATGACGTTGTCTAGGGTGTCCTCGGGCGTAAAGGAATGGCGCACGGGTGCAGCCAGATCGTGGGCCAGGACTATCGGTTCGAGAAGGTCCGATTCGTAGATGGTCTTCCTCACGTCGTGGATCGATATCACTCCCATCAGGCGCTTCTCGTCGTCCACCACGAAGAAGTTTGAGTGGGGGCTCGTCACGGTTAAGTCCATCAGTTTTTTGAAAGGGGTATCCGCGTGCACCTCCTCGTAATCCGACCTCATCACCTGGGCCACCCGGAGGGAGTGAAGCACGTTGATCTCCCGGCCCTGGAAGAGGTCGATCCCCCGGCGGGAGAGTTTCAACGTATATATGGAATCCCTCTTCAACCGGGTGGTGATCAGCACGCTGATGATGCATGCAATCATCAGGGGGAGCATGATCCTGTATTCACCGGTCAATTCAAAGATGATCAGGATCGACGTAATCGGAGCATGCATGGCTCCGGCTGCAACGGCTCCCATTCCAACCAGCGCATAGGCGCCAGAGGAAGCCGTGTGTGCGGGGGCCAGGGCATGTGCGATGGTCCCTACAAAACCACCGAGGTTGGCCCCGAGAAAAAGCGAGGGAGCGAAAATCCCTCCGGAGCCTCCCGAGCCGATCGTGACCGAGGTGGCCGCCAGTTTGAGAAGCACCAGAAACAAGAGGAAGTACCAGGCCAACCGGTTTTCCAGGGCCAGGCTGATAGTATCGTAGCCGACTCCGAAGACGTGGGGGAAGAGAATCCCGATTGCTCCGATCAAGATCCCCCCTATGGCAGGCTTCAAGAATCCGGGTACCGGAATGCTCTCGAAGAGATCCTCGGTTCTGTACAGGAGGTCGATAAACGCCAGGGCAACAAAAGCCGCCAGAATTCCAAGTACTGCATAGGGAATCATCTCGAAGACGCTGACGAGCTCATACCGGGGAATCACGAAGGCCGGAAAATCGCCGAGAAAGTGACGGGAGACCACGGTGGCAGACACGGAAGATACGACGATGGGACTGAACTGAGATATACCAAAATCGCTGAGTATTATCTCCATGGCGAACAGAGCCCCTGCAATGGGAGCGTTGAAGGTAGCGGCGATACCAGCGGCCGTGCCGCACGCAACGAGCGTCCGCAGGCGGGAGCCGGTCACCTTCAAGGCCTGCCCGAAAGCGGAACCGATGGCGGAACCGATCTGAACAATGGGCCCCTCTCTTCCCACGGAGCCGCCCGATCCGATACAGACCGCGGAGGCGGTGATCTTGGCGATCATCACCCGGGGGCGGATGGCGCCCCCGCGGAGCACGATCGATTCCATGACCTCCGGTACCCCATGGCCTTTAGCCTCGCTGGCAAAATAGATGACAATGGGACCGATGATCAATCCCCCTGCCGCAGGGGCAAAGAGTTTGACATACCAGGGCAGTTGGAGGACATAATCGAGGGCATAGCTCCAGGACCCAAAAAAGACCCCTTGAAAGAGCCGAATCGCAAGACGAAAAAAGATCGCTCCGAACCCCCCGAAGATTCCGATAAGCACCGCAACAAGCACCATGAAGGTGTGTTCGGTCATTCGAAGGCGGTACAACTGGTCTGCAAGGAAGTGCTGGAAAAAGGCCAGAGTGGGGTAACCACGGGTTTTTTCCGCCATCTTCGTCTGCTCCCTGCCCGACAGAGCCCTCCGGATAGGACCGGACGAGGGACCGGAGTCACCCTTCATCCGAGCCGGATCTGCCGGTTCACCGAGTCACCCGGCATCTCCCACACCGTGCCACCGTGGAGGGCCCTTTACGGGCTCTTTGAGACTATATCGGCAAAGACAAAACCGTCCCGTTCGACCCTTTCGCCCACCGAGATCTCTACAGGGCGGAGAAACATGGGCCCATCAAAAACGAAAGTGTGGAACTCGCCCCTTTCGCCGCAGGGATCGACGGTTGGAGGTATCTCCTCGAGAAAGGACGAATCGTACTCTCTACCCACAAAATCACCGGGCAGAAACCTGGAATCTACACACGTCACCCTGGCACGGACTCCCTGTGAGACCATCCTGCGAGCCAACTCGCCCGTACCGGCCCCCCATAGGGGGAACAAAGGGGTGATACCTGTACCCGACAGCCTGCTCTCCCTGTATCGGCGGACATCGGCCAGGAAAAGATCACCAAATGCCATGCACTCAATGCCCTCGGCTCTTGCCTCATCGATAAACCCGTTCATCGCGGCTTCGTATTGGTCGTTGTCACAGGGATGGGGAATCCAGATGATCCGCAGGGGCATTCCCACAGACTCGGCCTGTCCCTTGAGCAGATCAACCCGGACCCCGTGCATGGCTACCCGGTCGAAGACACGGTTGACCGTGGAGAAGAGCCCAACAACCTCTATGCAGGGGTCCTGGGAAAGCACATGGAGAGCCCAGGCACAGTCCTTGCCGCTGCTCCAGGAGACCAGGGTTTTTCTACTCACAGCATGCTCCACCCCGGAGATCCCTCTTGACCCCGGTACCGCTCCCCGACACCCCCGCCTCTGGCGGGCCTTTTCTCAAGAAGGTCCGCGTCTCGATGCCTCAGCCTGCCCGAGTTCCAGAGAGCGGTTCCCCGGGCGGGCTGGGGCCGGGGTTCGAAAGAGGCTAATACAGGCGCCAGGGGATGTCAAGGCGACCGACGATCGGAAGCAAGCCAGAAGCCGGCGTTGACAGCACTCCCGGCTGATGCCATACTTTACATACTCTTCAACCCCTCGTGCGGGAGGTGAGCATGGAAAAGAAGATCCTGGAGGAGAATCCCTATCCCAGAAGATTTGTCCCTCCGGACGCAGACATGGGGCAGTGGTCTCACATTGAACCCCTCTTTGCCGCCCTCGATTCGAGAGAGGTAAAGACTCCCCCCGGACTGGAAGAATGGCTGCTCCACATGAGCGAGCTTGCCTCCTGTATCGATCAGGAGGGTTCCAGGCGATATATCGCCATGACATGCCAAACCGATGATCCTCAGGCAGAGAAGGAGTATCTCCATTTCGTCGAAGAGATCGAGCCCCGCTCCAAGCCATGGTGGCAGAGGCTCTACACGAGATTCGTGAACCAACCTCTCCGTCTTGCCCTGGACCGCCAGAGATACGGGGTATTGGACCGCAAGATCGAAAACCAGGTCCGTCTCTTCAGGGAAGAGAACGTCCCCCTCGAGATGGAGGAGACAAAGCTCTCCCAGCAGTACCAGAAGATCACCGGAGCCATGACCGGCTGGTTTGGAGGCAGGGAACAGACCCTCCAGCAACTGGCCAGATACCTTGAAGAGCCGGACCGGACCACGAGAAAGGCGGCCTGGGAGGTCATCGCGTCCCGCCGCCTCAAGGACAGAGAGAGAATCGAAGAGATCTTCGACGGCCTCCTTGCCCTCAGGGCCAGAATCGCAAGAAACGCGGGCTTCCAGAACTACCGGGAATACGCCTTCCGCCAGCGGGAGCGATTCGACTATACGCCCCAAGACTGTCTCCGTTTTCACAAGACCGTCGAAGAGGTCGCCGTTCCCGCAGCCAGGAGCATCATGAGAGAACGCCGAAAAAGGCTCGGCCTGGATCGTCTCAGGCCGTGGGACATGATGGTGGACCTTGAAGGGAGACCCCCACTCCGGCCCTTCACAAAAGCGGAAGAACTGATCGAGGGATGCCATCGCATCTTCCGTCGAATCAACCCGGAGTTTGGAGACTTCTTCGCCCTTCTGAGGAAGAAGGGACTTCTCGATCTCGAGAGCCGCAAGGGTAAGGCGCCCGGGGGTTACCAGACGACCCTCAGTGAGGTGAGGCTCCCGTTTATCTTCATGAATGCCGTGGGAATCGATCGGGACGTTCGGACCCTACTCCACGAGAGCGGCCATGCCTTCCACACGCTGGAGTGCCGGGAGGAACCACTGTTTTTCTATCGGGAGGCTCCCATCGAGTTCTGCGAGGTCGCCTCCATGAGCATGGAGCTCCTGGGTGCAGGATTTCTGGACGAGTTCTACACCCCCGAAGACTCTCGACGCTCGTACAGGGACCTTCTGGAGGAGGTGATCACTATCTTCCCCTGGATCGCCACCATCGATACCTTCCAGCACTGGCTCTATACGCACGAGAATCACACCCGGGCCGAGAGAAGAAAAACCTGGCTCGAGTTGCAGGAAAGATTCGGCGGCATCGAAGACTGGAGCGGATACGAGGAGAGCCTCGCTTCCCTGTGGCAGAAACAGTCCCATCTCTTCGTCCACCCCTTCTACTACATAGAGTATGGAATCGCCCAGCTTGGAGCGCTCCAGGTGTGGCGGCGGTCCTTGAGGGACTTCGATCAGACCATCGGTTCTTACCGGTCTTCCCTCTCTCTGGGAGGCTCAAAGCCCCTGCCGGTGCTGTTTCAGAAGGCTGGTATTCGCTTCGACTTCAGCCGGAAGGCTGCGGAGAGTCTCATGGATACGGCTCTGGAAGCTCTCCGCCGGGCCCAGAAGGACTAGATCCCGTCTCTCATAGAGAGAAACGCATCCCAAAGGCTCTCTGGCCGGCAGGATACCTCCAAGGCTCTCTCCTCACGATTTCAAAGCCGTGGCGGCGGAAAAAAGAGAGCCCCCTGATGTTGGATTCGGCCACAGAGAGCCGCACTTCCCTAGTCGGAGAGTCGGTCCGAATGGAGAGAGGCCACCTTTTGGCGAATTCGATGAGGCGAGATCCGATCCCCTTTCCGCGTTCATTCCGTTCCACCGCTATGGCCAGGATCTCGGCAAAACACGGCCCATACCTTCTCGGTTTCCGGAGGATCATCATGAGGAGCCCCACAGGTATCGCCCGCCCTCCGTGGACCTCCTCGGCCACATAGGTGTGAACGTCCCGGCGAACAAAGAAACCCGTGAGGATGGTCTCATAATCCCCGTAGACGGAGAACGCCTCAAGGGCAAGGCTGCGGAGAAAAGGAAGATCATCCGGCACGGCATCACGGATGCTCACGGAAGGATTCGACTTCTTCCCGGTCTCCATGACGGGAACCGCTTTCATCCTGTTGTAGGGGCATGGAGGCAAACCGAAGAGCCTCGGCTTCGCCATGGCGCAAAGACCGAGGCTTTTCATCATCCTCCCGGCTGGAACAAAGGAGCTACTTCACTGTCACGCACGTGCAATCAGCCAGGTGGCATATCTTGCTGGAGACACTCCCCAGAAGCAGCCCCTTGACTCCACCCAGACCGCGACTCCCGGTGACAACCATATCGACCCCCTTCGATCTGGCCAGTTCGATAATCGTTTCAGCCGGATCTCCCTGGAGCACCACCGGCTCGACGCGCTTCACACCCTTGGCCCTGGCCTCTTCTTCTGCGACCTCGATGATCCCGCGGCCCACCTTCTCGAGGTAGA
This window contains:
- a CDS encoding S8 family serine peptidase, with the translated sequence MDDWTTGGTENTWGLTDQVSSSGTYSLADSSGEDYENGTASWAQAPVLNLTSRAGTKLQFQLRGASESYKDLLYVQTSTDGSTWRNQTILIDEDLYESVSGTEFGQWTSATVDLGSYDGRDTVYVKFYFETDGENVYDGWYIDDVTVTAASADADYQFMQGTSMATPHVAGLAGLILSRFAGISNTEVKDRILNGAESKASLSGKVSTGGRINAFNSLTLPSKPTGLSATLTSLTSIRLTWNDVADEEGYRIERKAGEEGAFSRVATLGSDQTSYTDNDVLAGRVYYYRLTAFNGSGNSSSATTTVYAVNLTDGGGGGGGCFLTATGRP
- a CDS encoding adenine nucleotide alpha hydrolase encodes the protein MSRKTLVSWSSGKDCAWALHVLSQDPCIEVVGLFSTVNRVFDRVAMHGVRVDLLKGQAESVGMPLRIIWIPHPCDNDQYEAAMNGFIDEARAEGIECMAFGDLFLADVRRYRESRLSGTGITPLFPLWGAGTGELARRMVSQGVRARVTCVDSRFLPGDFVGREYDSSFLEEIPPTVDPCGERGEFHTFVFDGPMFLRPVEISVGERVERDGFVFADIVSKSP
- a CDS encoding universal stress protein, whose amino-acid sequence is MIESGREGEFFGERGYGTMIEKVLVATDGSLHARKAVEYASDIAAKYDATLYLVHVVPETEIPEEVLEYIRVEGIEDPPESVYLEKVGRGIIEVAEEEARAKGVKRVEPVVLQGDPAETIIELARSKGVDMVVTGSRGLGGVKGLLLGSVSSKICHLADCTCVTVK
- a CDS encoding M3 family oligoendopeptidase, producing MEKKILEENPYPRRFVPPDADMGQWSHIEPLFAALDSREVKTPPGLEEWLLHMSELASCIDQEGSRRYIAMTCQTDDPQAEKEYLHFVEEIEPRSKPWWQRLYTRFVNQPLRLALDRQRYGVLDRKIENQVRLFREENVPLEMEETKLSQQYQKITGAMTGWFGGREQTLQQLARYLEEPDRTTRKAAWEVIASRRLKDRERIEEIFDGLLALRARIARNAGFQNYREYAFRQRERFDYTPQDCLRFHKTVEEVAVPAARSIMRERRKRLGLDRLRPWDMMVDLEGRPPLRPFTKAEELIEGCHRIFRRINPEFGDFFALLRKKGLLDLESRKGKAPGGYQTTLSEVRLPFIFMNAVGIDRDVRTLLHESGHAFHTLECREEPLFFYREAPIEFCEVASMSMELLGAGFLDEFYTPEDSRRSYRDLLEEVITIFPWIATIDTFQHWLYTHENHTRAERRKTWLELQERFGGIEDWSGYEESLASLWQKQSHLFVHPFYYIEYGIAQLGALQVWRRSLRDFDQTIGSYRSSLSLGGSKPLPVLFQKAGIRFDFSRKAAESLMDTALEALRRAQKD
- a CDS encoding chloride channel protein; its protein translation is MAEKTRGYPTLAFFQHFLADQLYRLRMTEHTFMVLVAVLIGIFGGFGAIFFRLAIRLFQGVFFGSWSYALDYVLQLPWYVKLFAPAAGGLIIGPIVIYFASEAKGHGVPEVMESIVLRGGAIRPRVMIAKITASAVCIGSGGSVGREGPIVQIGSAIGSAFGQALKVTGSRLRTLVACGTAAGIAATFNAPIAGALFAMEIILSDFGISQFSPIVVSSVSATVVSRHFLGDFPAFVIPRYELVSVFEMIPYAVLGILAAFVALAFIDLLYRTEDLFESIPVPGFLKPAIGGILIGAIGILFPHVFGVGYDTISLALENRLAWYFLLFLVLLKLAATSVTIGSGGSGGIFAPSLFLGANLGGFVGTIAHALAPAHTASSGAYALVGMGAVAAGAMHAPITSILIIFELTGEYRIMLPLMIACIISVLITTRLKRDSIYTLKLSRRGIDLFQGREINVLHSLRVAQVMRSDYEEVHADTPFKKLMDLTVTSPHSNFFVVDDEKRLMGVISIHDVRKTIYESDLLEPIVLAHDLAAPVRHSFTPEDTLDNVIIAFSEMNIDELPVVVREREQRLVGIVSKDDVIDAYNKEVLRRDMVTSVSSYIGALGRFGRVEMVAGQVLCEIEIPGGFVNKTLKELDLRNRFGVEVILVRRNYDPDRKEWQKVATPTADYRFRLGDTILVMGPQTGVDRLRRSK
- a CDS encoding GNAT family N-acetyltransferase, with the translated sequence MMKSLGLCAMAKPRLFGLPPCPYNRMKAVPVMETGKKSNPSVSIRDAVPDDLPFLRSLALEAFSVYGDYETILTGFFVRRDVHTYVAEEVHGGRAIPVGLLMMILRKPRRYGPCFAEILAIAVERNERGKGIGSRLIEFAKRWPLSIRTDSPTREVRLSVAESNIRGLSFFRRHGFEIVRREPWRYPAGQRAFGMRFSL